Proteins encoded in a region of the Methylobacterium radiotolerans JCM 2831 genome:
- a CDS encoding M16 family metallopeptidase: MNQHFSTHAASPSLRTTRLPNGVTVVTEPMPGVATASLGVWVGAGSRNERADEAGLSHLIEHMAFKGTRTRSAQKIAEEIENVGGEINAATSTEGTSYTARVLGEDAGLALDVVGDILTDSVFDAGELAREKGVILQEYAAVEDTPDDVVYDAFTEAAFPDQPVGRPILGRPETIRSFDEAGIRAYLDREYTPDRIVVAGAGAVAHEAIVAAAERHFGALPAKTAPASVPGVYGGGERRMPRKLEQANVVIGLPGLSFRDERYYALHMFAQVLGGGLTSRLWQEVRETRGLAYEIQAFHWPFSDCGLFGIGAGTAGADLPELVDVTLAATARAARDLDATEIARAKAQLKVSLLSALETPGGRIERNARQILAWGRVIPAGEVIDKVDAVTVADVRAAAAAMLQGTPTLAAIGPIRKLPALDRIAGALRAA; the protein is encoded by the coding sequence ATGAACCAGCATTTCTCAACGCACGCCGCCTCGCCGTCCCTGCGCACCACGCGGCTTCCGAACGGCGTCACGGTGGTGACCGAGCCGATGCCCGGGGTCGCCACCGCCAGCCTGGGCGTCTGGGTCGGGGCCGGCTCGCGCAACGAGCGGGCCGACGAGGCGGGCCTGTCCCACCTCATCGAGCACATGGCGTTCAAGGGCACCCGCACCCGGTCGGCGCAGAAGATCGCGGAAGAGATCGAGAATGTCGGCGGCGAGATCAACGCCGCGACCTCCACGGAGGGGACGAGCTACACCGCCCGGGTGCTCGGCGAGGATGCCGGTCTCGCCCTCGACGTGGTCGGCGACATCCTCACCGACTCGGTGTTCGACGCGGGCGAGCTCGCCCGGGAGAAGGGCGTCATCCTGCAGGAATACGCCGCCGTCGAGGACACCCCCGACGACGTGGTCTACGACGCGTTCACGGAGGCCGCCTTCCCGGACCAGCCGGTCGGCCGGCCGATCCTCGGGCGGCCCGAGACGATCCGGAGCTTCGACGAGGCCGGGATCCGCGCCTATCTCGACCGGGAGTACACGCCGGACCGCATCGTCGTGGCGGGCGCCGGCGCCGTCGCCCACGAGGCGATCGTGGCGGCGGCCGAGCGCCATTTCGGCGCGCTCCCCGCCAAGACCGCCCCCGCCTCCGTGCCGGGCGTCTACGGCGGCGGCGAGCGGCGGATGCCGCGCAAGCTCGAGCAGGCCAACGTGGTGATCGGCCTGCCGGGCCTCTCCTTCCGGGACGAGCGCTACTACGCGCTCCACATGTTCGCGCAGGTGCTGGGCGGCGGCCTGACCTCGCGGCTCTGGCAGGAGGTGCGCGAGACCCGCGGCCTCGCCTACGAGATCCAGGCCTTCCACTGGCCGTTCTCGGATTGCGGCCTGTTCGGCATCGGCGCCGGCACCGCCGGGGCGGACCTGCCCGAACTCGTCGACGTGACGCTGGCGGCCACCGCCCGGGCGGCCCGGGACCTCGACGCCACCGAGATCGCCCGCGCCAAGGCGCAGCTGAAGGTCTCGCTGCTCTCCGCCCTGGAGACGCCGGGCGGGCGCATCGAGCGCAACGCCCGCCAGATCCTGGCCTGGGGCCGGGTGATTCCCGCCGGGGAGGTGATCGACAAGGTCGACGCCGTCACGGTGGCGGATGTCCGGGCCGCGGCGGCCGCGATGCTGCAGGGCACGCCGACCCTGGCGGCGATCGGCCCGATCCGCAAGCTGCCCGCCCTCGACAGGATCGCGGGCGCGCTCCGGGCCGCCTGA
- a CDS encoding EAL domain-containing protein, translated as MPKLARPEVKTPLRILALLLTLVGGLVGALALTLAASAPARAVEAVRVTLDAPVIDLTTAIERYRSDGDLIQISTAPGKDGIVRRIVVKARDAGARPDWIVFALTNDTDEQIDRILVAPHFRLVDSGVIWPDLGGSRIAAITASQGIRPERDENPEADQFTITLDPGATVTYVAELRGSNVPQLRLWDQDAYRRKTAGLTLYKGIIIGISGLLALFLTIVFVVKGAIIFPAAAALAWSVLAYACIDFGFLQRVFPVTELAERVYRASAEAVLGATLLVFLFAYLNLARWHVRYSHVAFFWLAFLAGLVGLAVFDPPVAAGVARISIAAVAGIGLLLIVYLAAHNGYDRAILLVPTWLLLVVWVTAAGFAVTGQIGSDLVQPALIGGLVLIVMLIGFTVLQHAFAGGGLSHALVSDTERRALALTGAGDVVFDWDVPADRVFVGPEIEGQLGLARGTLEGPATNWLGALHPFDVERYSAALDTVIEERRGRIVHDFRLRSEAGTFFWYRLKARPVIGADGEVIRVVGTIADVTEIKTAEERLLHDAVHDSLTGLPNRELFGDRLDAALAFAGQDQRLKPTVIVLDVDRFKGINDAIGLSAGDSILLTLSRRLGRLLRPQDTLARVAGDEFAVILLSERDPDRILAFAEMIRRAIATPITYADREIFLTVSIGLALYEAGANLKRDEVFKSAEIAMIQAKRNGGDRIEVFRAHMRTDRSDRLMLESDLRKAIERNEMRVLFLPVVRLEDRTVAGFETVLRWDHPKLGRIPASTFLPLAEESGFVVNLGIFALERTALELAAWQRSLEVEPPIFAACNLSSRQLLRHDLLHDVKTVLARSGALPGSLKLEFSESLVMENPEYAAQMLARIHDLGAGLCLSDFGTGYSALSYLQRFPFDTIKVDATFVRQIGTGQTAILRSIVRMASELNLAIVAEGCESEADAQALAGLGCEYALGPAFGEPMTMLQARQIVGAAPEAA; from the coding sequence ATGCCGAAGCTCGCACGGCCGGAAGTCAAGACACCCTTGCGCATCCTCGCCCTCCTCCTGACCCTGGTCGGCGGTCTCGTCGGTGCCCTCGCGCTCACGCTCGCCGCGAGCGCGCCCGCCCGGGCCGTGGAGGCGGTCCGCGTCACCCTCGACGCGCCGGTGATCGACCTGACGACCGCGATCGAGCGCTACCGCTCCGACGGCGACCTGATCCAGATCTCCACGGCGCCCGGCAAGGACGGCATCGTCCGGCGCATCGTCGTCAAGGCGCGCGACGCCGGCGCCCGGCCCGACTGGATCGTGTTCGCGCTCACCAACGACACCGACGAGCAGATCGACCGCATCCTGGTCGCCCCGCATTTCCGGCTGGTCGATTCCGGGGTGATCTGGCCCGATCTCGGCGGCTCGCGCATCGCCGCCATCACGGCGAGCCAGGGCATCCGGCCCGAGCGGGACGAGAACCCGGAGGCCGACCAGTTCACCATCACGCTGGATCCCGGCGCCACCGTCACCTACGTGGCCGAGCTGCGCGGCTCCAACGTCCCCCAGCTCCGCCTCTGGGACCAGGACGCCTACCGGCGCAAGACCGCCGGCCTGACCCTCTACAAGGGCATCATCATCGGGATCAGCGGCCTGCTCGCCCTGTTCCTGACCATCGTGTTCGTGGTCAAGGGCGCGATCATCTTCCCGGCCGCCGCCGCGCTCGCGTGGTCGGTGCTGGCCTATGCCTGCATCGATTTCGGGTTCCTGCAGCGGGTCTTCCCGGTCACCGAGCTCGCCGAGCGGGTCTACCGGGCCTCCGCGGAGGCGGTGCTCGGGGCGACGCTGCTGGTCTTCCTGTTCGCCTATCTCAACCTCGCCCGCTGGCACGTGCGCTACAGCCACGTGGCGTTCTTCTGGCTCGCCTTCCTGGCGGGCCTCGTCGGGCTCGCGGTGTTCGACCCGCCGGTGGCGGCGGGCGTGGCGCGGATCTCGATCGCCGCGGTGGCCGGCATCGGCCTGCTGCTGATCGTCTACCTCGCCGCCCATAACGGCTACGACCGCGCCATCCTGCTGGTGCCGACCTGGCTGCTTCTGGTGGTCTGGGTCACGGCGGCGGGCTTCGCGGTCACCGGCCAGATCGGCAGCGACCTCGTGCAGCCCGCCCTGATCGGCGGCCTCGTGCTGATCGTGATGCTGATCGGCTTCACGGTGCTCCAGCACGCCTTCGCGGGGGGCGGCCTCAGCCACGCCCTCGTGTCCGACACGGAGCGGCGCGCGCTGGCGCTGACCGGCGCCGGCGACGTGGTGTTCGACTGGGACGTGCCCGCCGACCGGGTCTTCGTCGGCCCGGAGATCGAGGGCCAGCTCGGCCTCGCCCGCGGCACCCTCGAGGGGCCGGCGACCAACTGGCTCGGCGCGCTCCACCCCTTCGACGTGGAGCGCTACTCGGCGGCCCTCGACACGGTGATCGAGGAGCGGCGCGGGCGCATCGTCCACGATTTCCGCCTGCGCTCGGAGGCCGGCACGTTCTTCTGGTACCGGCTGAAGGCGCGGCCGGTGATCGGCGCCGACGGCGAGGTGATCCGGGTGGTCGGCACCATCGCGGACGTCACCGAGATCAAGACCGCCGAGGAGCGCCTGCTCCACGACGCCGTGCACGACAGCCTGACCGGCCTGCCGAACCGCGAGCTGTTCGGCGACCGCCTCGACGCGGCACTCGCCTTCGCCGGCCAGGACCAGCGCCTCAAGCCCACCGTGATCGTCCTCGACGTCGACCGGTTCAAGGGCATCAACGACGCGATCGGCCTGTCGGCGGGCGACTCGATCCTGCTGACCCTGTCGCGGCGCCTCGGCCGCCTGCTGCGGCCGCAGGACACGCTGGCCCGGGTCGCCGGCGACGAGTTCGCGGTGATCCTCCTCTCCGAGCGCGACCCCGACCGGATCCTGGCCTTCGCCGAGATGATCCGCCGGGCGATCGCCACGCCGATCACCTACGCGGACCGGGAGATCTTCCTGACCGTCTCGATCGGGCTCGCGCTCTACGAGGCGGGCGCCAACCTGAAGCGCGACGAGGTGTTCAAGAGCGCCGAGATCGCCATGATCCAGGCCAAGCGCAACGGCGGCGACCGGATCGAGGTGTTCCGCGCCCACATGCGCACCGACCGCTCGGACCGGCTGATGCTGGAGAGCGACCTGCGCAAGGCGATCGAGCGCAACGAGATGCGGGTGCTGTTCCTGCCGGTGGTGCGCCTCGAGGACCGCACCGTGGCGGGGTTCGAGACCGTGCTGCGCTGGGACCATCCGAAGCTCGGGCGCATCCCCGCCTCGACCTTCCTGCCGCTCGCCGAGGAGAGCGGCTTCGTGGTCAATCTCGGCATCTTCGCCCTGGAGCGCACCGCCCTGGAACTCGCGGCGTGGCAGCGCTCCCTGGAGGTCGAGCCGCCGATCTTCGCGGCCTGCAACCTGTCCTCGCGCCAGCTCCTGCGCCACGACCTCCTGCACGACGTGAAGACCGTGCTGGCCCGCTCGGGGGCCCTGCCCGGCTCGCTCAAGCTGGAATTCAGCGAGAGCCTCGTGATGGAGAACCCGGAATACGCCGCCCAGATGCTGGCGCGGATCCACGACCTCGGGGCGGGCCTGTGCCTGTCGGATTTCGGGACCGGCTACTCGGCCCTCTCCTATCTCCAGCGCTTCCCGTTCGACACGATCAAGGTCGACGCGACCTTCGTGCGCCAGATCGGCACCGGGCAGACCGCGATCCTGCGCTCGATCGTGCGGATGGCGAGCGAGCTGAACCTCGCCATCGTGGCGGAGGGCTGCGAGTCCGAGGCCGACGCCCAGGCCCTCGCCGGGCTCGGCTGCGAGTACGCCCTGGGCCCGGCCTTCGGCGAGCCGATGACCATGCTGCAGGCCCGCCAGATCGTCGGCGCCGCCCCGGAAGCGGCCTGA
- a CDS encoding ferredoxin--NAD(+) reductase codes for MGARCSLVVNGRSVRVSTGDTPLEAALAEGMIAPLQAQPGNLLAGQNLAQGLAQGGAAPSGRRHPVRRARAEALRPALPGAPIQGQEEAPPPPVAVRKGTVTEIRRLSPGILEIVATLTRRPTGEPGHQALVTFAGLPTRTLSPTLRVDGTTEINDAVFHVARDPEGDPLDGLRLDQPVRLKGPVGRGQYRPGGGRLVLVAAGAGFGAIWAIARAARYVEPAREMALAVGARDALDLYMRESLDWLRRTGVGRIVLCADRGRHRPPDVRSGPLSAHLPSLRATDVVHVAGDVSTVGAVQVLAASVGARCYPIVVD; via the coding sequence ATGGGCGCGCGCTGCTCGCTCGTCGTCAACGGTCGGTCGGTCCGCGTCTCGACCGGCGACACGCCGCTGGAGGCGGCGCTGGCCGAGGGCATGATCGCGCCGCTGCAGGCGCAGCCCGGCAACCTGCTCGCCGGCCAGAATCTGGCCCAGGGCCTGGCCCAGGGCGGCGCCGCGCCGTCCGGCCGCCGGCACCCGGTCCGCCGGGCCCGGGCCGAGGCCCTGCGGCCGGCCCTCCCCGGCGCCCCGATCCAGGGCCAGGAGGAGGCGCCGCCGCCGCCCGTCGCCGTCCGCAAGGGGACGGTCACGGAGATCCGCCGGCTCAGCCCCGGCATCCTCGAGATCGTCGCGACCCTGACCCGGCGCCCGACCGGCGAGCCCGGCCACCAGGCGCTGGTGACCTTCGCGGGGCTGCCGACGCGGACGCTGTCCCCGACCCTGCGGGTCGACGGCACCACCGAGATCAACGACGCGGTGTTCCACGTCGCCCGCGATCCCGAGGGCGATCCCCTCGACGGGCTCCGCCTCGACCAGCCGGTGCGGCTCAAGGGACCCGTCGGCCGGGGACAGTACCGCCCCGGGGGCGGCCGGCTCGTGCTGGTGGCGGCCGGCGCCGGCTTCGGCGCGATCTGGGCGATCGCCCGGGCGGCCCGCTACGTCGAGCCCGCCCGCGAGATGGCCCTCGCCGTCGGCGCCCGCGACGCCCTGGACCTCTACATGCGCGAGAGCCTGGACTGGCTGCGCCGCACCGGCGTCGGCCGGATCGTGCTCTGCGCCGATCGCGGCCGCCATCGGCCGCCGGACGTGCGCTCCGGCCCGCTCAGCGCCCACCTGCCGAGCCTGCGCGCCACCGACGTGGTCCACGTGGCGGGCGACGTCTCGACGGTCGGCGCCGTGCAGGTGCTCGCCGCCTCGGTGGGCGCCCGCTGCTACCCGATCGTGGTCGACTGA
- a CDS encoding SGNH/GDSL hydrolase family protein codes for MVRVLCLGYSVTELPGYVERANALAEAEGRPVTFLRSGWGGHSLPSIAALIDEILDALPCDRVLLELFTGNVRYFDGATMRAYLDDILAATARRDLPVAFLNLHQGGVDYAAEPVAGLLAEYRALYGIPYLDIAAPVAAAGAGDITYLLKDATHVTPAGADLYGTLVYSFLRAPPPGRAYIDRFRTLPGRFEALPLRALPGLTCGFALRRNGIPLDFLEIPEGTGVAVPLGCPRDVIGLLVTYGPQAGTLTVADPATGRAQALVAYDAFSYYTRSMFRSVTFPGARALTLAQSAERPDIALRKGAPDPGPRVGRVSHVVCRRRLGLAPRAARLLHRLRRGLRRVGLRVGLVRGA; via the coding sequence ATGGTCCGCGTCCTCTGCCTCGGCTACAGCGTCACGGAGCTGCCGGGCTACGTCGAGCGGGCCAACGCCCTGGCCGAGGCCGAGGGCCGCCCGGTCACGTTCCTCCGCAGCGGCTGGGGCGGCCATTCCCTGCCCTCCATCGCCGCCTTGATCGACGAGATCCTGGACGCGCTCCCCTGCGACCGCGTCCTCCTCGAGCTGTTCACCGGCAACGTCCGCTACTTCGACGGCGCGACGATGCGGGCCTATCTCGACGACATCCTCGCGGCGACCGCCCGGCGGGACCTGCCCGTCGCCTTCCTCAACCTCCACCAGGGCGGGGTCGACTACGCGGCCGAGCCCGTCGCCGGCCTGCTGGCGGAGTACCGCGCCCTCTACGGGATCCCCTATCTCGACATCGCCGCCCCGGTGGCGGCCGCGGGCGCGGGCGACATCACCTACCTGCTGAAGGACGCGACCCACGTCACGCCGGCGGGCGCCGACCTCTACGGCACCCTGGTCTACAGCTTCCTGCGCGCGCCGCCGCCGGGCCGGGCCTACATCGACCGGTTCCGGACCCTGCCGGGCCGGTTCGAGGCCCTGCCGCTGCGCGCCCTCCCCGGCCTGACCTGCGGGTTCGCCCTGCGCCGCAACGGCATCCCGCTGGACTTCCTGGAGATCCCGGAGGGCACGGGCGTCGCCGTTCCCCTCGGGTGCCCCCGCGACGTGATCGGGCTCCTCGTGACCTACGGGCCGCAGGCGGGCACGCTGACGGTCGCGGACCCGGCGACCGGGCGGGCACAGGCCCTCGTCGCCTACGACGCGTTCTCCTACTACACGCGCTCGATGTTCCGCAGCGTGACCTTCCCGGGCGCGCGCGCGCTGACGCTCGCGCAATCGGCGGAGCGCCCGGACATCGCCCTGCGCAAGGGCGCGCCGGATCCGGGCCCGCGGGTCGGGCGGGTGTCGCACGTCGTCTGCCGGCGCAGACTGGGCCTCGCCCCGCGCGCCGCCCGCCTGCTTCACCGGTTGCGGCGCGGCCTGCGCCGCGTCGGGCTGCGGGTCGGCCTCGTCCGCGGGGCCTGA
- a CDS encoding glycogen/starch/alpha-glucan phosphorylase: MLNDVLTRPVPQDVARDERATEAPAPAAWTAPVLSGSGDAVVDLREAIRAKLTFALGRTPETARPRDWFAATALTLRERIVAAALASERGVPNKRVYYLSLEFLIGRLMSDALNNLGLTETTRSALRELGIDLDAVQEAEPDAALGNGGLGRLAACFMESMASIGIPAMGYGIRYDHGLFRQSFEDGWQREAPETWLAEGNPWEFARPEATYTIGFGGSVTLSSPEEGVIRRHWQPAETVRAVAHDVPVVGWRGRHVNGLRLWKAEAGEPVDLARFNGGDHVGAVAARMRAEAISRVLYPSDSSAEGQELRLRQEYFFTAASIQDLVARHVAERGDVRSLPDHAAIQLNDTHPAIAVPELMRVLLDVHGLSWEDAWHVTTHTLHYTNHTLLPEALETWPVELMERLLPRHMQIIYLINWMHLEEQAKHGRQDAAYLASISLIDESHGRRVRMGHLAFHGARRVNGVSALHTDLMRSTVFSDLHALDPDKIVNKTNGITFRRWFHNANPGLTRLAVETVGAGVLDDPELLRGLEARAEDPAFVARYAAVRRERKEALAALIAERTGIDVDPAALFDVQVKRIHEYKRQLLNVVETVALYQAIKAEPHRDWTPRVKIFAGKAAPSYVQAKLIIKLACDVAKAVNDDPEVADRLKVVFLPNYSVSLAESIIPAADLSEQISTAGMEASGTGNMKFALNGALTVGTLDGANIEIRDHVGAENIFIFGLEADGVRARQAEPDYAARAIQASPRLAAALDMIAAGRFSPEEPGRFRPLTDDLRRRDQYLLTADFDDYWRVQRAIDAAWRDPRGWWAKAIRNTARMAWFSSDRAMREYAEEIWRVRLG; encoded by the coding sequence GTGTTGAACGATGTTCTGACCCGGCCTGTGCCACAAGATGTCGCGCGCGACGAGCGCGCCACCGAGGCGCCCGCCCCGGCCGCCTGGACCGCCCCGGTGCTGTCCGGCAGCGGCGACGCGGTGGTGGACCTGCGCGAGGCGATCCGCGCCAAGCTCACCTTCGCACTGGGCCGCACGCCCGAGACCGCTCGCCCGCGCGACTGGTTCGCCGCGACCGCGCTGACCCTGCGCGAGCGGATCGTGGCCGCCGCGCTGGCCTCGGAGCGCGGCGTGCCCAACAAGCGCGTCTACTACCTGTCGCTGGAATTCCTGATCGGCCGGCTGATGTCGGACGCGCTGAACAATCTCGGCCTCACCGAGACGACCCGCAGCGCGCTCCGGGAGCTCGGGATCGATCTCGACGCCGTGCAGGAGGCCGAGCCGGACGCGGCTCTGGGCAACGGCGGCCTCGGGCGGCTCGCCGCCTGCTTCATGGAGAGCATGGCCAGCATCGGCATCCCGGCCATGGGCTACGGCATCCGCTACGACCACGGCCTGTTCCGCCAGTCCTTCGAGGACGGCTGGCAGCGCGAGGCGCCGGAGACCTGGCTCGCCGAGGGCAACCCCTGGGAATTCGCCCGGCCCGAGGCGACCTACACGATCGGCTTCGGCGGCAGCGTCACGCTGTCGTCGCCGGAGGAGGGGGTGATCCGGCGCCACTGGCAGCCGGCCGAGACCGTGCGGGCGGTGGCCCACGACGTGCCGGTGGTCGGCTGGCGCGGCCGCCACGTCAACGGCCTGCGCCTGTGGAAGGCCGAGGCCGGCGAGCCGGTGGACCTCGCCCGCTTCAACGGCGGCGACCACGTCGGCGCGGTGGCGGCGCGGATGCGCGCCGAGGCGATCTCGCGGGTGCTCTATCCGAGCGATTCCTCGGCCGAGGGCCAGGAGCTGCGCCTGCGCCAGGAATACTTCTTCACCGCGGCCTCGATCCAGGATCTCGTGGCCCGCCACGTGGCCGAGCGCGGCGACGTCCGGTCCCTGCCCGACCACGCGGCGATCCAGCTCAACGACACGCATCCGGCGATCGCGGTGCCGGAGCTGATGCGCGTCCTGCTCGACGTCCACGGCCTCTCCTGGGAGGACGCGTGGCACGTCACCACCCACACGCTGCACTACACGAACCACACCCTCCTGCCCGAGGCCCTGGAGACCTGGCCGGTGGAGCTGATGGAGCGGCTGCTGCCGCGCCACATGCAGATCATCTACCTGATCAACTGGATGCACCTGGAGGAGCAGGCCAAGCACGGCCGCCAGGATGCGGCCTACCTCGCGTCGATCTCGCTGATCGACGAGTCGCACGGGCGGCGGGTGCGGATGGGGCACCTCGCCTTCCACGGCGCGCGCCGGGTCAACGGCGTCTCGGCCCTGCACACCGACCTGATGCGCTCGACGGTCTTCTCCGACCTGCACGCGCTGGACCCGGACAAGATCGTCAACAAGACCAACGGCATCACCTTCCGCCGCTGGTTCCACAACGCCAATCCCGGCCTCACCCGGCTCGCGGTGGAGACCGTGGGCGCCGGCGTGCTGGACGATCCCGAGCTGCTCCGGGGCCTGGAGGCCCGCGCCGAGGATCCGGCCTTCGTGGCGCGCTACGCCGCCGTGCGCCGGGAGCGCAAGGAGGCCCTGGCGGCGCTCATCGCCGAGCGCACCGGCATCGACGTCGATCCGGCCGCGCTGTTCGACGTCCAGGTCAAGCGCATCCACGAGTACAAGCGCCAGCTCCTCAACGTGGTCGAGACGGTCGCGCTCTACCAGGCGATCAAGGCCGAGCCCCACCGGGACTGGACGCCCCGGGTGAAGATCTTCGCCGGCAAGGCGGCGCCGAGCTACGTCCAGGCCAAGCTGATCATCAAGCTCGCCTGCGACGTCGCCAAGGCGGTGAACGACGATCCCGAGGTCGCGGACCGGCTGAAGGTGGTGTTCCTGCCGAACTACTCGGTGAGCCTCGCCGAATCGATCATCCCGGCCGCCGACCTGTCCGAGCAGATCTCCACCGCCGGCATGGAGGCCTCGGGTACCGGCAACATGAAGTTCGCCCTCAACGGCGCGCTCACGGTGGGCACCCTCGACGGCGCCAACATCGAGATCCGCGACCATGTCGGGGCGGAGAACATCTTCATCTTCGGCCTGGAGGCCGACGGCGTCCGCGCCCGGCAGGCCGAGCCGGACTATGCGGCCCGGGCGATCCAGGCCTCGCCGCGGCTGGCGGCGGCGCTCGACATGATCGCCGCGGGGCGGTTCTCGCCGGAGGAGCCGGGCCGGTTCCGGCCGCTCACCGACGACCTGCGCCGGCGCGACCAGTACCTGCTCACCGCCGATTTCGACGATTACTGGCGGGTGCAGCGCGCCATCGACGCCGCGTGGCGCGACCCGCGCGGCTGGTGGGCCAAGGCGATCCGCAACACCGCCCGCATGGCGTGGTTCTCCTCCGACCGGGCGATGCGCGAGTACGCCGAGGAGATCTGGCGGGTCCGGCTCGGCTGA
- a CDS encoding alpha-amylase family glycosyl hydrolase, whose translation MTDTVWWKRGTVYQVYPRSFQDTNGDGVGDLPGITARLDYLAWLGVDAVWISPVYPSPMADFGYDVADYCGIDPLFGTLADFDALVAEAHRRRLKVILDFVPNHSSIAHPWFAESRSSRASPKRDWYIWRDPAPGGGPPNNWLSNFGGPAWTLDEATGQYYYHAFLAEQPDLNWRNPAVRAAMHDVLRFWLERGVDGFRVDVIWHLMKDAGFRDNPANPDYAPGSPEINRFTQVYSADRPEIFDVIAGMRAVLRQYGERVLIGEIYLPVERLVAYYGPDLTGADLPFNFQLIQTPWRADAVADLVAQYEAALPEGGWPNWVLGNHDQPRIAARVGPAQARIAAMLLLTLRGTPTLYYGDEIGLGHVPIPPDRARDPWEHNEPGHGRDPERTPMQWDDNPQAGFSTAEPWLPLAADWATCNVENQRSDPGSMLTLHRRLLALRRDHAALAVGGYREVPLGIAEVFAYERFADGAVLRVLLNFGAASQDLPLPEGAWTVLLSTRPGRAGEPAGLTLALEPAEGVILRRAG comes from the coding sequence ATGACCGACACCGTCTGGTGGAAGCGCGGGACCGTCTATCAGGTCTACCCGCGGTCCTTTCAGGACACGAACGGCGACGGCGTCGGCGACCTGCCGGGCATCACGGCGCGGCTGGACTACCTCGCATGGCTGGGGGTCGACGCCGTGTGGATCTCGCCGGTCTACCCCTCGCCCATGGCGGATTTCGGCTACGACGTGGCGGATTACTGCGGGATCGACCCGCTGTTCGGCACGCTGGCCGATTTCGACGCCCTCGTGGCGGAGGCCCATCGGCGCCGGCTGAAGGTGATCCTCGACTTCGTGCCGAACCACTCCTCGATCGCCCATCCCTGGTTCGCCGAGAGCCGGTCGTCGCGCGCGAGCCCGAAGCGGGACTGGTACATCTGGCGCGACCCGGCGCCCGGCGGCGGCCCGCCCAACAACTGGCTGTCGAATTTCGGCGGCCCGGCCTGGACGCTGGATGAGGCCACCGGCCAGTACTACTACCACGCCTTCCTGGCCGAGCAGCCGGACCTGAACTGGCGCAACCCCGCCGTGCGGGCGGCCATGCACGACGTGCTCCGCTTCTGGCTGGAGCGCGGGGTCGACGGGTTCCGGGTCGACGTGATCTGGCACCTGATGAAGGACGCGGGTTTCCGCGACAACCCGGCCAATCCCGACTACGCGCCGGGCTCGCCCGAGATCAACCGTTTCACCCAGGTCTACTCCGCCGACCGGCCCGAGATCTTCGACGTGATCGCCGGGATGCGGGCGGTGCTGCGCCAGTACGGCGAGCGGGTGCTGATCGGCGAGATCTACCTGCCGGTGGAGCGGCTCGTCGCCTATTACGGTCCGGACCTCACCGGCGCCGACCTGCCGTTCAATTTCCAGCTGATCCAGACGCCCTGGCGGGCCGACGCGGTGGCCGACCTCGTGGCGCAGTACGAGGCGGCCCTGCCCGAGGGCGGCTGGCCGAACTGGGTGCTGGGCAACCACGACCAGCCGCGCATCGCCGCCCGGGTCGGTCCGGCGCAGGCCCGCATCGCCGCGATGCTGCTGCTGACCCTGCGGGGCACGCCGACCCTCTATTACGGCGACGAGATCGGGCTCGGCCACGTGCCGATTCCTCCGGACCGCGCCCGGGATCCCTGGGAGCACAACGAGCCGGGACACGGCCGCGACCCGGAGCGCACGCCGATGCAGTGGGACGACAATCCTCAGGCGGGGTTCTCCACGGCCGAGCCCTGGCTGCCGCTGGCGGCGGATTGGGCAACCTGCAACGTCGAGAACCAGCGCTCGGACCCGGGCTCGATGCTCACGCTGCACCGGCGGCTGCTCGCCCTGCGCCGCGACCACGCGGCGCTCGCCGTGGGCGGCTACCGGGAGGTGCCGCTGGGGATCGCCGAGGTGTTCGCCTACGAGCGCTTCGCCGACGGGGCCGTCCTGCGGGTGCTCCTGAACTTCGGCGCGGCGTCGCAGGACCTGCCGCTGCCCGAGGGGGCCTGGACCGTGCTGCTCTCGACCCGCCCGGGGCGCGCGGGCGAGCCGGCCGGCCTGACCCTCGCGCTCGAGCCCGCCGAGGGGGTGATCCTGCGCCGCGCCGGGTGA